A portion of the Desulfonatronum sp. SC1 genome contains these proteins:
- the cbiB gene encoding adenosylcobinamide-phosphate synthase CbiB — MPWLTIPLLAAALDLWLKDPPNWPHPVRLIGWLLDRLERLVRSSPLPPRLAGLLCVLGLALGVGFAVRLIVSLPMVGWFPALYLSYAGLALGGLLQEGRRVARLLREQDVEAARTALAGLVSRDVEHLDENGIRRALAETVSENLNDAFTAPFFYLAFLGPAGLWAYKTVSTMDSMWGYKTPRWRELGWAAARADDLLAFVPARLTALALTTTARLLGRPAVRLSELRRTASLTESPNAGWPMAAAALALRAGMGGPTSYFGQIKAKPWLGPEGEPWTDQKLNELLRLALLAGLGICATLVLATVLVMQTL, encoded by the coding sequence ATGCCCTGGCTGACCATCCCCCTTCTGGCCGCGGCCCTGGACCTCTGGCTCAAGGATCCGCCGAACTGGCCGCATCCGGTTCGGCTCATCGGATGGCTGCTGGACCGTCTGGAGCGCCTCGTCCGTTCTTCCCCGCTTCCTCCGCGACTGGCGGGACTGCTTTGCGTCCTGGGTCTGGCCCTGGGCGTGGGATTCGCGGTCCGGTTGATCGTCTCCCTGCCCATGGTCGGCTGGTTTCCGGCCCTGTATTTGAGCTACGCCGGACTGGCCCTGGGGGGGTTGCTTCAGGAAGGACGCCGGGTTGCCCGGTTGCTCCGCGAGCAGGATGTCGAAGCCGCCAGGACGGCCCTTGCCGGGCTGGTCAGCCGGGACGTGGAACACCTGGACGAAAACGGAATCCGCCGGGCCCTGGCCGAAACCGTCAGCGAAAACCTGAACGACGCTTTCACGGCTCCGTTTTTCTACCTGGCCTTTCTCGGTCCCGCCGGACTTTGGGCTTACAAGACCGTGAGCACCATGGATTCCATGTGGGGGTACAAGACGCCGCGCTGGCGGGAGTTGGGCTGGGCCGCGGCCCGGGCCGACGATCTGCTGGCCTTTGTCCCGGCCCGGCTGACCGCCCTGGCCTTGACGACAACGGCCCGTCTGCTGGGCAGACCGGCTGTCCGCCTGTCCGAACTTCGCCGCACGGCCAGCCTGACAGAAAGCCCCAACGCGGGTTGGCCCATGGCCGCCGCGGCCCTGGCCCTGCGGGCCGGAATGGGCGGGCCGACCAGCTACTTCGGCCAAATCAAGGCCAAGCCCTGGCTCGGGCCGGAAGGCGAGCCCTGGACGGATCAAAAGCTGAACGAGCTGCTCCGGCTGGCCCTGCTTGCCGGACTTGGGATCTGCGCGACGCTGGTTTTGGCGACTGTTTTGGTGATGCAGACGCTTTGA
- a CDS encoding molybdopterin-dependent oxidoreductase: MLKNNGETSRISACILDCPDACSFLVDSRARTLRANPAHPFTNGFICRKGARCFDRLDAPERITRPLVRTKPKRGLRRGKAVGLAQEGFEAVSWDGALDVIADKLNALADLPEAVLHVRGHGYRGVLAQASLNLFSTLGSSTIHGSLCDEAGIEACIRDFGALEHNDPSDLLNAARIVNWGKDLGRSSPHTGLLVREARKRGTRVLTISPGGDGSEGWSDRVIRIRPGTDRFLAAWLIRRLMELDGISQDVVRACADWEAFRALVMCLNPEDLLLRCDVERSHAEELLEWYAPLPGAASDYAVGPTATLIGWGVQRYLYGGQNVRFINALSLLSGNIGRVGGGSYFNIASGRNLGSWRADSPGRPVTTSRRSFPLPSLAWELEWADPPVEFVWVDGHNVVNQVPDSLAMAKALQRPFVVCVEAFFNDTARCADVILPPALMLEREEIVGSCLHHYVNYSGQAVLPRGECRADYDILRDLGARLSPPVRFPEPDECLRIGLVPVGVDLDAFRAKGFARTDHPSVAFEGLKFAHPDGLYRFPEALDPDPLEIDQDDDPEFPLRLLSLVRGTYMHSQIPESEQQGLPEILVSPDNPDLDDVDPEGPIFLATPLGRMAVRIRLDASLHPHAVVIRRDGWVSLGHGPNAIIEPQVTDMGDCAALYSQCCRLESD; this comes from the coding sequence ATGTTGAAAAACAACGGTGAGACATCGCGGATTTCCGCTTGTATCCTGGACTGTCCGGACGCCTGTTCGTTTCTGGTTGATTCCCGGGCTCGAACTCTCCGGGCAAACCCGGCGCATCCGTTCACCAATGGGTTCATTTGCCGAAAAGGCGCTCGTTGTTTTGATCGACTGGACGCCCCGGAACGCATCACCCGGCCCTTGGTGCGCACGAAGCCCAAGCGAGGACTGCGTCGCGGGAAGGCCGTCGGTTTGGCCCAGGAGGGGTTTGAGGCGGTTTCCTGGGATGGGGCCTTGGACGTGATCGCCGACAAGCTGAACGCCTTGGCGGACCTGCCCGAGGCCGTGCTGCACGTGCGCGGCCACGGTTATCGCGGGGTCCTGGCTCAGGCCAGCCTGAACCTTTTCTCGACTCTCGGCTCCTCCACCATCCACGGCTCCCTGTGCGACGAGGCGGGCATCGAGGCCTGCATCCGCGACTTCGGGGCGTTGGAGCATAACGATCCGTCGGATTTGCTCAATGCGGCCCGGATCGTGAATTGGGGCAAGGACCTGGGGCGTTCCTCCCCGCATACCGGCCTTTTGGTCCGCGAGGCGCGCAAAAGAGGAACCCGGGTGCTGACCATCTCTCCAGGCGGTGATGGAAGCGAAGGATGGTCCGACCGGGTGATCCGCATTCGTCCCGGGACGGACCGTTTTTTGGCGGCCTGGCTGATCCGTCGGCTTATGGAGCTGGACGGGATTTCTCAGGACGTCGTCCGAGCCTGTGCTGATTGGGAGGCGTTTCGAGCGCTGGTAATGTGCCTGAACCCCGAAGATCTGCTGCTTCGTTGCGACGTGGAGCGGAGTCACGCGGAGGAGCTGCTGGAGTGGTATGCGCCCCTGCCCGGGGCCGCTTCCGATTACGCCGTCGGCCCCACGGCCACGCTGATCGGCTGGGGCGTGCAGCGGTATTTGTACGGCGGCCAGAACGTGCGATTTATCAATGCCTTGAGCTTGCTGTCGGGCAATATCGGACGCGTCGGAGGAGGCTCGTACTTCAACATCGCCTCGGGCCGCAATCTGGGCTCGTGGCGGGCGGATTCACCGGGGCGCCCCGTGACAACCTCCAGGCGCTCCTTTCCGTTGCCTTCCCTGGCCTGGGAACTGGAATGGGCCGACCCGCCGGTGGAGTTCGTCTGGGTGGACGGGCACAACGTGGTCAATCAGGTTCCGGACAGCCTGGCCATGGCCAAGGCCTTGCAGCGGCCCTTCGTGGTCTGCGTGGAGGCGTTTTTCAACGACACGGCGCGCTGCGCGGACGTGATCCTGCCGCCCGCCCTGATGCTGGAGCGCGAGGAAATCGTGGGCTCCTGCCTGCATCACTACGTGAACTATTCGGGCCAGGCGGTTTTGCCCCGGGGGGAATGTCGCGCGGATTACGACATTCTGCGTGATCTGGGAGCGCGGTTGAGCCCGCCGGTGCGCTTCCCGGAACCGGACGAGTGTCTGCGAATCGGCCTCGTCCCCGTAGGCGTCGACCTGGACGCTTTCCGGGCCAAGGGTTTCGCGCGGACCGATCATCCCTCAGTCGCCTTTGAGGGACTGAAGTTCGCTCATCCTGACGGGTTATATCGGTTCCCCGAGGCACTTGATCCGGACCCCCTGGAAATCGATCAGGACGACGATCCCGAGTTCCCTTTACGCCTGCTCTCCCTGGTTCGCGGCACCTACATGCATTCCCAGATTCCAGAGAGCGAGCAGCAAGGGCTACCTGAGATATTGGTCTCCCCGGACAACCCGGACCTGGACGACGTGGACCCGGAAGGCCCGATCTTCCTGGCAACGCCCCTGGGGCGCATGGCCGTACGCATACGCCTGGACGCATCCCTGCACCCTCACGCCGTGGTGATTCGTCGCGACGGCTGGGTCAGCCTGGGCCACGGCCCCAACGCGATCATCGAGCCCCAAGTCACGGACATGGGCGATTGCGCGGCTCTGTACAGCCAGTGCTGCCGGTTGGAGTCGGACTGA
- a CDS encoding amidase family protein, giving the protein MKTYDFQSSNAFVELFEIAPYTSGVLDGLCFAVKDNIDIRDRFTSYGSKPWREAHPRAAYHAVCVEQLLMAGARCVGKTIADEFTYSLDGESYFYGTPVNPRAPDRIPGGSSSGSASAVACELVDFALGTDCGGSIRIPASLCGVFGMRPSLHRISEAGVLPFAPSVSTVGVLAQNLPILRQTMRVLLRSHDVAQPPVKNIYLVTEAFALADPAIQNVLFECITHLGNFPNITVASISLRDITGLDVSLKSCNEDALRVLQTAEIANAIGGWIQENRPEQGSNFQAGYRNVEQFDRSTMSDALNLCEALFSRVAAFIQPGDVFCYPTAPVLAPKKGTLTGSNLNSVLDYYDRTMAVTSFAGVARLPEITIPLAQVNGIPVGLSMAAGYYQDEFLLDASLRLWGSQPMMLDLCSATT; this is encoded by the coding sequence ATGAAAACTTACGATTTCCAGTCCTCCAACGCTTTTGTTGAACTCTTTGAAATAGCCCCCTATACATCTGGCGTATTGGATGGTTTGTGCTTTGCAGTTAAAGACAACATCGATATCCGTGATCGATTTACATCCTATGGTAGTAAACCATGGCGTGAAGCACATCCACGAGCTGCCTACCATGCGGTTTGTGTGGAACAACTGTTGATGGCTGGAGCGCGTTGCGTCGGCAAAACAATAGCCGACGAATTTACCTATAGTCTGGACGGCGAGAGCTACTTCTACGGTACGCCAGTGAACCCACGCGCCCCGGATCGGATCCCCGGCGGATCTTCGAGTGGCTCGGCGTCGGCAGTCGCATGTGAGTTGGTAGACTTTGCGCTGGGTACCGACTGCGGCGGATCGATCCGTATTCCCGCCAGCCTTTGTGGGGTGTTCGGCATGCGGCCAAGTCTGCACCGCATCTCCGAAGCCGGAGTACTTCCTTTTGCACCAAGTGTCAGCACAGTTGGCGTATTGGCTCAAAATCTTCCTATTCTGCGCCAAACGATGCGTGTACTTCTTCGCAGCCATGACGTTGCACAACCACCAGTGAAAAATATCTATTTGGTGACGGAAGCCTTCGCGCTAGCCGACCCCGCGATCCAGAACGTCTTGTTCGAGTGCATTACGCATTTGGGTAATTTCCCTAACATCACCGTCGCCTCCATTTCTCTGCGCGACATCACAGGCTTGGACGTCAGCCTAAAATCGTGCAACGAGGATGCGCTTCGGGTACTCCAGACGGCGGAAATTGCCAACGCCATTGGAGGATGGATTCAGGAAAATCGACCCGAACAAGGATCGAACTTCCAGGCAGGATATCGTAACGTCGAACAGTTCGACCGCAGCACGATGAGCGACGCCCTGAACTTATGCGAAGCCCTCTTTTCACGGGTTGCCGCGTTCATTCAGCCGGGCGATGTTTTCTGTTACCCGACGGCACCTGTGCTTGCCCCGAAGAAGGGCACACTCACCGGCAGCAACCTTAATTCTGTACTCGATTATTACGACCGTACTATGGCCGTCACATCGTTTGCTGGTGTTGCCCGGTTACCCGAGATCACCATTCCACTGGCTCAGGTTAATGGTATTCCTGTTGGGCTTTCTATGGCAGCTGGTTACTATCAAGATGAGTTTCTACTCGACGCTAGTCTGCGCTTGTGGGGTTCGCAACCAATGATGTTAGACTTATGTTCAGCAACTACGTAA
- a CDS encoding class I SAM-dependent methyltransferase yields MAKDDRYESIAQSLIYIGWIQDIMLRRARMRVVEMLQSMGAMSVLDACCGAGTLSKYLSRAGMDVTAVDLSKSMLQIARNKSHEVTFCHADVTQLKLENSVDGSVIALSLHEMPEHSRAAVWESMKRCTLNNGPLVLLDYTPAVHPSLASRLAETIIWKDEKSLDEDDPGHFQNFQEFMSIGGARGWLVEKRQHIVMEDSFLFGNLGVYVVNNEIGKQGQTTLNSPN; encoded by the coding sequence ATGGCGAAGGATGATCGGTACGAGAGCATCGCTCAATCTCTTATATACATCGGGTGGATACAAGACATCATGCTTCGGCGCGCACGGATGAGAGTTGTCGAAATGTTGCAATCCATGGGGGCAATGTCAGTGTTAGATGCCTGTTGTGGTGCTGGTACTTTAAGCAAATATTTAAGTCGTGCAGGGATGGATGTAACCGCTGTAGATTTATCCAAATCAATGCTCCAGATTGCACGAAACAAGTCGCATGAGGTCACATTTTGCCACGCAGATGTTACGCAACTTAAACTGGAGAATTCTGTTGACGGTTCGGTAATTGCATTGTCGCTTCACGAAATGCCAGAGCATTCTCGGGCCGCGGTATGGGAATCTATGAAAAGATGTACGCTAAATAATGGGCCGCTTGTTCTGCTTGATTACACGCCTGCGGTACATCCGTCATTAGCATCCCGGCTTGCGGAAACAATCATCTGGAAGGACGAGAAAAGTTTGGATGAAGATGACCCCGGGCATTTCCAGAATTTCCAGGAATTCATGTCAATTGGCGGCGCGAGAGGATGGCTTGTCGAAAAACGACAGCATATTGTTATGGAGGATTCGTTCTTGTTTGGAAATCTAGGGGTTTATGTTGTCAACAATGAAATAGGAAAACAGGGACAGACCACGTTAAATTCGCCTAACTGA
- a CDS encoding alpha/beta fold hydrolase has translation MFNHQSGKFLYLEDTRIYYETTGTLQGHPIVLLHGGLGSLEDFSPVINLIPDSFYVIAMDMRGHGRSQLGTKPLTYQQHQADIQALIAHLGLKEYSLIGFSDGGIVAYRIASRNQAVKALITIGSQWRISPQYPSFDILAGVTPEMWIEMFPEAPEKYAALNPQGDFNKLVESCVALWTDLSSAGYPQDSITRIECPTLILRGDGDFLLSLSEAAEAQNKILGSSFGNIPFAGHAAMEDAPETIGKLVCEFLLNPRKIQTEA, from the coding sequence ATGTTCAACCATCAAAGCGGTAAATTTCTTTATCTCGAAGACACACGTATTTATTACGAGACCACCGGGACATTGCAGGGTCATCCGATCGTTCTTTTGCATGGCGGCCTCGGCAGTCTCGAAGACTTTTCTCCCGTCATCAACCTGATTCCGGACTCGTTTTACGTTATCGCAATGGATATGCGGGGACACGGTCGATCCCAACTCGGAACCAAGCCCCTCACTTATCAACAGCATCAGGCCGATATTCAGGCACTCATCGCGCATCTTGGCCTGAAGGAATACTCGCTTATCGGCTTCAGTGACGGAGGCATTGTCGCCTACCGAATTGCTTCAAGAAACCAGGCAGTGAAAGCACTGATTACCATCGGTTCTCAGTGGCGTATTTCTCCTCAGTATCCATCGTTTGATATTCTTGCCGGTGTTACACCGGAAATGTGGATAGAAATGTTTCCAGAGGCACCAGAAAAATACGCTGCGCTTAACCCACAAGGAGATTTCAATAAACTAGTTGAATCTTGCGTCGCTCTCTGGACTGATCTCAGTTCGGCGGGCTATCCTCAGGACTCAATTACACGTATTGAGTGCCCAACACTTATTCTTAGGGGCGATGGCGACTTCCTGCTTTCATTGTCTGAAGCGGCGGAAGCCCAAAACAAAATTTTAGGGTCATCCTTTGGCAACATTCCTTTTGCTGGTCATGCCGCCATGGAGGATGCCCCGGAAACCATCGGGAAATTAGTCTGTGAGTTTTTGCTCAACCCAAGAAAAATACAGACTGAAGCCTAA
- a CDS encoding VOC family protein → MIKGLRTVSYPVSDLEEGKKWYSQVLERKPYFDEAFYVGYEVGGFELGLIPGGESGHQGAVAYWGVDNTEEALKRLQKLGAQLKDPVTDVGGGIKVATVVDPFGNVFGIIENPLFKLDNVR, encoded by the coding sequence ATGATCAAAGGTCTACGCACAGTTTCGTATCCAGTTTCAGATTTGGAGGAAGGCAAAAAGTGGTATTCTCAAGTATTGGAAAGGAAGCCTTACTTTGATGAGGCCTTTTATGTAGGGTACGAGGTTGGAGGTTTTGAATTGGGGCTGATTCCAGGTGGGGAATCAGGACATCAGGGAGCGGTTGCCTACTGGGGTGTGGACAATACAGAAGAGGCGCTTAAACGTTTGCAGAAGTTGGGGGCACAGCTCAAAGATCCGGTCACAGATGTTGGCGGCGGAATCAAGGTGGCGACAGTAGTCGATCCCTTTGGCAACGTCTTTGGTATTATTGAAAATCCGCTTTTCAAGCTTGATAACGTC